GAACGCAGTCTCATGCCTAAATTGACAGTTCTTGAACAAGTTCGCTACTTGGCGACTCTAAAAGGTATGGATGCCAAGGAGGTCAAGGAAAAACTCCCTCAATGGATGAAGAGGTTGGAAGTGAAAGGGAAGCTGACTGATAAAATCAAGAGTCTGTCAAAAGGAAATCAGCAGAAGATTCAGCTCATTATTACTCTGATTCATGAGCCAGACTTGATTATCTTGGATGAGCCTTTCAGTGGATTGGACCCAGTCAATACAGAATTGCTCAAGCAAGTCATTTTTCAAGAAAAAGAACGTGGGGCAACCATTATCTTTTCTGACCATGTCATGACCAACGTCGAGGAGCTTTGTGACGATATTCTCATGATTCGAGATGGCCGTGTGGTCTTGCATGGACCAGTTCAGGATGTCCGCAATCAATACGGGAAAACGCGTCTCTTTGTTTCAAGTGAACGAAGCAAGGAAGAATTGGAAAACCTTCCTCATGTTAAACAGGTGAGCTTGACCAAACAAGGCAGTTGGAAATTGATCTTGGAGGACGAGAGTGCCGGAAGAGAACTCTTCCCAATCTTGACTCAGGGGCAATATATCGCAACCTTTGATCAACAAGCGCCGACAATCGATGAAATCTTTAAACTAGAATCAGGGGTGGAAGTATGAGAAATATGTGGGTTGTAATGAAGGAAACCTATCTTCGACATGTCAAATCGTGGAGTTTCTTCTTTATGGTGATTTCACCATTCTTGTTTATCGGTCTCTCTGGAGGAATCGGCTATCTCCAAGGCTCTTCTATGGCTCAGAGTGGCAAGATAGCAGTAGTCAGCACTGTTCCAGCTGTGACAGACAGTCTTAAATCTACCAATGGTCTCAATTTTGATTATCAGGATGAAGCAAGTGCTCAAGCTGCTATCAAGGATGAAAAATTAAAAGGCTATCTGACCATTGATCAAGAAGATAGTGTTCTAAAGGCAGTTTATCATGGCGAAACTTCCCTTGAGATTGCTATTAAGCTAGGAGTAACGAGTAAGTTAAATGATCTTCAAGGTCAACTCAATCGTTCGGCAGCTAATTTGTCACAAGAGCAGGAAAAACGCTTGGAGAAAACAGTTAACTTTACGGAGAAAATTGATGAATCCAAGGAAAATAAAAAAATAATTCAAACAATCGCGGCTACAGCGGTTGGTGGCTTTCTCTATATGATTTTAATTACATATGCTAGTGTCACTGCCCAGGAAGTGGCTAGTGAGAAAGGTACTAAAATCATGGAGGTGGTCTTCTCCAGCATTCGAGCCAGTCATTATTTCTATGCTCGTATGCTTGCCTTGTTGCTTGTGATTTTGACCCATATTGGCATTTACGTCGTGGGTGGACTTGCTGCCATTCTTCTCTTTAAAGACCTACCAATCTTGGCACAATCTGGTATTTTAAACCATATAGGAGAGGCTTTCTCGCTCAACACCTTATTGTTTGTCTTGGTTAGCCTCTTTATGTACGTTGTTTTAGCAGCCTTCCTAGGTTCTATGGTTTCTCGTCCTGAGGATGCAGGGAAAGCCTTGTCGCCTTTAATGATTTTGATTCTAGGTGGTTTTTTTGGAGTGACAGCTCTAGGTGCAGCGGGTGACAATCTCATCTTGAAGATTGGTTCATATATTCCCTTTATTTCGACCTTCTTTATGCCATTTAGAACCATTAATGGCTATGCAGGGGGAGTAGAAGCATGGATTTCGCTTGCTATTACAGTGATTTTTGCAGTGGTAGCAACAGGATTTATCGGACGCATGTATGCCAGCCTAGTCCTTCAAACAGATGATTTAGGTCCTTGGAAAACCTTTAAACGTGCCTTATCTTATAAATAGAAGAGCCTCGCGAAAGCGAGGTTTTTTAGAGATAAAAAGAGTGGAATTTAGAAAAATATTTTTCATATCTATTGACTTTTAGGGGTGAAATTTGGTATCATAGTAGGCGGTATTGTTTACCCCATTTGAAAGGCCCCGGAACCTTCCAAATACTTTTCGATGGGAAGGAACACCCATCACCGTAAACAAAAATCGAACTATATATAGGAGAAATCATGAACAAAACAACATTTATGGCTAAACCAGGCCAAGTTGAACGTAAATGGTACGTAGTTGACGCAACTGATGTACCACTTGGACGTCTTTCTGCAGTAGTTGCTAGCGTACTTCGCGGAAAAAACAAACCAACATTTACACCACACACTGATACAGGTGATTTTGTGATTGTTATCAATGCTGAAAAAGTTAAATTGACTGGTAAAAAAGCAACTGATAAAATCTACTACACTCACTCAAACCACCCAGGTGGATTGAAACAAATCTCTGCAGGTGAACTTCGTTCTAAAAATGCAGTACGTTTGATTGAGAAATCAGTTAAAGGTATGCTTCCACACAATACTCTTGGACGCGCTCAAGGTATGAAATTGAAAGTATTTGTTGGAGCTGAGCACACTCACGCTGCACAACAACCAGAAGTTCTTGACATTTCAGGACTTATCTAAGGAAAGGAACAATAAAGTATGTCACAAGCACAATATGCAGGTACTGGACGTCGTAAAAACGCTGTTGCACGCGTTCGCCTTGTTCCAGGAACTGGTAAAATCACTGTTAACAAAAAAGATGTTGAAGAGTACATCCCACACGCTGACCTTCGTCTTGTAATCAACCAACCATTCGCAGTTACTTCAACTGCAGGTTCATACGACGTTTTCGTTAACGTTGTAGGTGGTGGATACGCTGGTCAATCAGGAGCTATCCGTCACGGTATCGCTCGTGCCCTTCTTCAAGTAGACCCAGACTTCCGCGATTCATTGAAACGCGCAGGACTTCTTACACGTGACTCACGTAAAGTTGAACGTAAGAAACCAGGTCTTAAGAAAGCTCGTAAAGCATCACAATTCTCAAAACGTTAATCAATACGATTATATCAACGTTTCAAAGCACTCAAGAGTTTATCTCATGGGTGCTTTTTTTATGTTTTTTGAAAAGTTTACCTCAAAGTTCACCTTATTTTCACCTTATTGATTTAGAGATTCTAAAGCTAATGCACCAACTGCCATAAGAACTACATTAGAACTGTTGATATAAGTCTTTGTTGTAATCGTGTCACTATGCGTTAGTGCTTTATAGATTCCATAGTTTAATCCAGTTTTAGATATTTTATTTTCTCCTTTATTTTATTATTTCTTGAGTATTAGCTTCTCAGCAAAAACGTTGAGAGCAGGTGCGATAGAATTTCCATTCAGCGAAGTATCTGATAAGAAAATAGGGTTGACTGCCTCAACAAGAGCATCTTCTGGAAAGACGGTGGTAGAAGCAGGTGTAATAACGTGGAAGGCACCATGAGTTTCACTATTTAGAATATGTCGTTGCTACTTTCCTTCTTTACCAAAGACATAACGAGGAGCGTTTCATAGTTTTTCGTAGTAAGCTGAACCGATAAATTCTGGTTTCATTTTTAAAGTGTCTGGTATCATAAGTTTTTTCCTTTCTGATTGTAAAATAAAAAGAGTTAAGCTGGTAGCTTCACTCTTGAGTAGTGGTGAGAAGAGAGTTTACGTTTAAACATTATAGTATAGAATTCCACTTCAGCATGAGAAAATCCTGTGATGAGTGATTTCTTTGCTAAAGAATCTAAATCATTCAAAGCTTGAGTATGTAGCTTTGCGATTAGCTTCTCAGATGAACGGAACATTCTATAAGTGAAAAGGTAATTATTATAAAGTCGTTTACATTGTAATGCGAAAAAAGTTTGTCATAGATTTCTCCTTTATTGTAAAGTAAAAAAGCTACTAAGGAATTAGGGATGGCTTAGTAGCTTGAGAGTAAGTCTATCTAATAAGGATAGACAGCAGTAAAGAAAAGTTATTTGGTTGGAAAAAATACTCTTTCCACGGTGGCAACGTTTAGCAAGGTGCTTTGCGTAAATTACCATCGCTTTCCCGGCCAATCTCAAAAGGTAGTCATTATCATACTCCATGGATTCTCTTACGCCCTTTGGCGAAGCCAGTTCACTTTACTATACGGAAAAGTGCGAAAGTCCGAAATGCGTGGAAGCCCACAAGAATGTTTTATATCTTCACTTCAACCATAAAGAGGCTTGACTTTTCTTTCCAAAACATTTATAATAAAGGTACGAAGTTTAGTGTAGTTTTGGCAATCAGTTCTCTGGTTGTCAGACGCACTTTTTATTTAGTTTTCAAAGATCGTGATTTAGCCTTGAAGATAAGGTTATTATTTTCAATTGTTATACAACCATTAGTTGTTAATGTCAACGGTTTTCTGCAAAAATTTAAAATATTTTTTTGAGGTCACATATGGAATTCGTAGAACGCTTGAAAACATTAAGGAAACAAGTACAACTAACACAGGCTCAAATAGCTGAAAAACTAGATATTTCCCAACAAGCATATGCTTCATGGGAACGTGGAACAAAAAAACCGATACAAGAAAATCTTGTTAAGATTGCACAAGTTTTAAATGTGTCCGTTGATTATTTAGTTGGAAACTCAGAAGAAAAATCAGATGAATTAGATAATATTGAATTGCTATTCCGAATGAATTCAAAAGGGCTTACTGACGAAGAAAAAGAAATTTTCAAGAAGGAATTGATTGAGTTTATGGAAGAAAGGAAGAAAGCTTTTGATAGTGAATAATTATAAAATACATTTAGGGATCTAAAAATTAAGCTGAACTGTAGGAAGTTGAGTAGTGAAATAACCTGGTTATCAGGGCGAAGTATCAAAAGATTCTGAATAACCTAGTTTTAAATACAGTGTGAGAATATTGACTTTGTTTTATTCAGAGTTAAATTATGTTGACAATTACATATATAGAGAGAGGATGTTAAAATGAAAATAACAAGATTTACAATCAAAGCATTGCACGGTTTTTTTGATTATGATGTAAATTTAAATGAGGATATAACTTTTCTTTTTGGTGAGAACGGAAGTGGAAAAACAACGGTTTTGAGTATGTTAGACCATGTTATTTCAGGGGAATTGTATAAACTATTTGATTATGAGTTTAAAAATATAACAGTTTTCTTCAAGGAGAACGATATGACTCACTCAGAAGCACAGGATAAAAATAGAGTGGAGGTTCGTTTAAAAAAAAGTAGATGGCAGCAAGTTAAACAATTAATTGTTAAGTTTAAAGAAAAAGATGGGACCATCAAATATGATAGAGATTATGCCAGAGAAATTGATTTTTTTGAGAGTTCATTTGACATAAGACAGAGATTTTTTGATTCTTTTAAGTTAGCAGAAGAAATAAAAGATTGTTTTAATTATTTATTTTTACCACTCAACAGACTAAATTATAAAATTAAAGACCTTGATAATATGGATTTTAGAATGATTAGAAATAAAGCAATGCATAATCCAAATTATGTTTTTAATAACAGTGAGAGTATGCATTCTGTTGAGCAATTAGTAGGCGAATCGGTTTCTCAGATTAATAGTAGTATAAATAAACTGAATACAAA
Above is a genomic segment from Streptococcus sp. SN-1 containing:
- a CDS encoding ABC transporter ATP-binding protein; translation: MLEVRSLEKSFGSKQVLFGIDFQARPGRILGLVGKNGAGKTTIFHSILKFLEYQGEISLDGQDIRQETYARIGYLPEERSLMPKLTVLEQVRYLATLKGMDAKEVKEKLPQWMKRLEVKGKLTDKIKSLSKGNQQKIQLIITLIHEPDLIILDEPFSGLDPVNTELLKQVIFQEKERGATIIFSDHVMTNVEELCDDILMIRDGRVVLHGPVQDVRNQYGKTRLFVSSERSKEELENLPHVKQVSLTKQGSWKLILEDESAGRELFPILTQGQYIATFDQQAPTIDEIFKLESGVEV
- a CDS encoding ABC transporter permease; this encodes MRNMWVVMKETYLRHVKSWSFFFMVISPFLFIGLSGGIGYLQGSSMAQSGKIAVVSTVPAVTDSLKSTNGLNFDYQDEASAQAAIKDEKLKGYLTIDQEDSVLKAVYHGETSLEIAIKLGVTSKLNDLQGQLNRSAANLSQEQEKRLEKTVNFTEKIDESKENKKIIQTIAATAVGGFLYMILITYASVTAQEVASEKGTKIMEVVFSSIRASHYFYARMLALLLVILTHIGIYVVGGLAAILLFKDLPILAQSGILNHIGEAFSLNTLLFVLVSLFMYVVLAAFLGSMVSRPEDAGKALSPLMILILGGFFGVTALGAAGDNLILKIGSYIPFISTFFMPFRTINGYAGGVEAWISLAITVIFAVVATGFIGRMYASLVLQTDDLGPWKTFKRALSYK
- the rplM gene encoding 50S ribosomal protein L13, which gives rise to MNKTTFMAKPGQVERKWYVVDATDVPLGRLSAVVASVLRGKNKPTFTPHTDTGDFVIVINAEKVKLTGKKATDKIYYTHSNHPGGLKQISAGELRSKNAVRLIEKSVKGMLPHNTLGRAQGMKLKVFVGAEHTHAAQQPEVLDISGLI
- the rpsI gene encoding 30S ribosomal protein S9, coding for MSQAQYAGTGRRKNAVARVRLVPGTGKITVNKKDVEEYIPHADLRLVINQPFAVTSTAGSYDVFVNVVGGGYAGQSGAIRHGIARALLQVDPDFRDSLKRAGLLTRDSRKVERKKPGLKKARKASQFSKR
- a CDS encoding helix-turn-helix domain-containing protein translates to MEFVERLKTLRKQVQLTQAQIAEKLDISQQAYASWERGTKKPIQENLVKIAQVLNVSVDYLVGNSEEKSDELDNIELLFRMNSKGLTDEEKEIFKKELIEFMEERKKAFDSE